CCAGTCGCAGAAAGCGGGGCATTAGCGTGGACCATGAGGACCTCCGGGTTTGGGGATGTGTTTGCTTCGTCGCTTCACACCTCACCCGGAGGTCTTCCTCAAGTCACGCCGACAGGCCGAGAACCGTTCCTAACGTCCCGGGGCAGTACAACTAGCCCGCTCCGCGCGGCCTCGCAAAAGTTCGCCCCGGCGCCGACGTCCGGACCAAACCACCCCAGCCCCAGCGCCATCGCGAAGAGCACCAGCGACAGCACTGACACCACCGCCGTGACCACGAGCACGCTCGGCCGGGGCCGGAATTCTCGCTCGACGCCCGCCATGCTCCGTGACGCTAGCGAACCGCGCCGCGCATTGAGTGCGGGAGCCCCCCGAAGCAGACCAGGTCCACCGCCATCGCGCGACCTACCGGGTTGAGGTCAGGCCTGCGGCACTGCGCCAGTTGCGCAAGATCGACCCGACGCAGCAGGCGCGCATCCGTGGAGCAATTGCCCTGCTCGCCGAGGACCCTCGACCGCCCGCCGCCAAGCCGCTACGCGGGCGACCTGCGTGGCGC
The window above is part of the Branchiibius hedensis genome. Proteins encoded here:
- a CDS encoding type II toxin-antitoxin system RelE family toxin, giving the protein MREPPEADQVHRHRATYRVEVRPAALRQLRKIDPTQQARIRGAIALLAEDPRPPAAKPLRGRPAWRVRVGDYRIIYTINDDVLLIVIVTLGHSREVYR